GCGCGCGCGATGTCGGCATAGAGCTCGGCGAGCCAAGGCGGCCTTCGCCCGACGCGCTTCAGCGCGACGCTCGCATCGACTCGGCGCAGGTCCATCGGGCTGATCACGACCAACAGGTTCTCGATGCCGATCCGCTCCGCGAGCGCGAACAGCTCCTCGATCGCCTCGTTCCCGATGGGCAGGCAGCCGACCGACACGCGGTCGCCGTGGATCATGATGTCGCCGCCGAGCCGCGTGCGGCCTTCCTCGCTCGCCCGCGCCTGGTCGAAGGCGTTCGGGTAGTCGAGGCGCAGCGACAGGTGGTAGGCGCTGCGCGGGTTGAGCGCGGTCACGCGGTAGATGCCCTCCGGCACCTGACGATCGCCCTGGCGCAGCTTGGGCCCGAGCCGACCACTCGTCGCCTGCACGAGGTAGGAGCGCACGAAGCGCCAGCCGCTGTTCTGGTCGTTCGCGGCCCAGAGCTCGAGCCGGCCCTCGTCCTTCAGCGCGACGAGCGTCACCGCGCGTGGCGGGTAGAGGACACCGCGTGCGGCAAAGCGTCCGGCAAGCCGCGCCTCGGCGTCGTAGAGCGCGACCTGCGTCGATGCGGAGCGCGCTCCGAGGAGCGCCGGGAGCACGACCAGCAGCGCCAGCAAGCGCCCACACCCCGACCGGCTCCGTGCCCTCCACTGCATCCGTGCGTCGTCGCCACCGCACCGCGCGCGGTGCCGGTCAGCGCCGCACCGCGGTAGCGCTAGCGCGGCAGCGATGTCAAGTAACCCACGTGACCTGGCGTGTCCTGATCGGCCTGCTCCTCGTGCTCGACGCCGTCGCCCCCGACGCCCGCGCGGAGCGTCTGCAGGTGTGCGGCTTCGGCTTTCACAGCCCGGACGAGCTCGCCGCGTTCGAGAGAAACCTGCCGCCGACGGACTTCGAGTTCATCGACCTGAGCCCGCCGCCGCTCGGCGTGGCGCCGTCGGACGCGAGCGACGAGTACGGCTGGCTGCAGGGCGCCTGCCGGCAGGACCTGCGCTGCGAGGTGGTGGTCTTCTCGGGCGAGTTCGCGGGGCGGTTCTTCGGAAGCTGCGGACGGTCGCTGAGCCTGCAGGCGCTGGAGGAGGCGTCCTGCCAGGCGCGCTGCGACGGCCTCTTCCACGCGCCGCGCGAGGTCTTCCTGCTCGCCTGCAACACCCTCGCGACCAAGGACGAGGACATGCGCTCGCCCGAGGCGTACCTCCAGGTGCTGCTCGACCACGGCTTCGACCGGGCAACGGCCGAGCGCGTGGTCGCGATGCGCTACGGCCCGCTCGGACCGACGTTCCGCGAGGCGTTGCGACGCGTCTTCATGGACGTGCCGCGCATCTACGGCTTCTCCTCGGTCGCGCCGCTCGGGCGATACACGGCGCCGATGCTCGACAAGTACTTCCGCAGGGTCGGCGACTACCGCCGCCACCTCGAGCAGATCTCGCGCGGAGGTCCGCCGAACCGCGCCCTCGCGGCGGCGTTCGCCGGAACGAGCCTCGTCGAGACCACGGGCCTCTCGCGCGACGAGCCCGCGGCCGCGGATCGCGACCTGATCTGCGCGCTCTACGACGAGCGGCAGCCGGTCGTGCGCCGGCTCGAGATCGTTCGCGACCTCGTCGCGCGTCCGGACGTGCTGTCGTTCGTCCCGAGCATCCAGGTGTTCATCGACCGCCATCCCGAGGAGGAGATGTCGCGCGACGAGCGGCGCGTGTTCGAGGAGATCAAGGCGGACCAGGCCGCGCGCGACAGCGTGGTCGCGCTCGTGCACCAGCTCGACGTCTCCGCGCTCAAGCTCGAGCTCGGCCACTTCGCCGTGCACATGGGCTGGCTGCCGCAGCCGGAGTTCCGCGCGCTCGTGATCGAGAGCGTGCGCGAGCTCCTGCGCCGCCCGCTCACGAACGAGGTCGTCGACGTGATGTGCGAGGTGCCGAAGCACGAGAGCGTCGGCGACGAGTTCACGCTCGAGGACGTTCCGGCGGGGCTGTTCCGCGAGCCGGAGGGGATTCGCTTGGTGTCGTGCCTCGCGCTGCCGGGCGACGAGGTGAGCGAGCGCTTCGAGGCCGCGCTCGTCTCCGACGATCCCGAGCTACGCCTCTGGGCGGCGCATGCGCTGTCACGTCGCCTGCCGCTCTCCGAAACCGTGCTGCTGCGGATCACCGAGCACCTCGACGATCCGTCGCCCGACGTCCGCGTGCGCCTCGAGTGGATCTTCCGCGCGCAGCGTCCCATGCCGCGCGACGTGCAGCGCGCGGTCAAGCGCAAGCTTCCGGGTCTTGCGAAGGAGATGGGCTGGTGATCCGAGAAGCGAGGCGGCCGCCAGCCGCGTGTCGCAACACGGCGTTGCCGTGCTGCCGCACGCGAACGCCTCAGGCGGCTGGCGCCGCTCGCTCAGCGTCCGTCGCCGACCGCGGCGAGCCAGCGCTCGACGTCGGCGAGCAGCTCCGCGGGCTCGAACACCTCGACGCCGTGGCCGCTGCGCGCGTAGCGCGGGAAGCGCACCGTCCGGACCTCCGGGTCGGGGCCGAGCGCGCCGGGGCGGAAGCGGATCTCGAGCGCCTGGGGACGCGGCTCGTCGCCCGGCCAGGGCACGGACTCGACCGACTCGACGAGCGTCGCGTGGCTCGCGAGCGCCTGCGGGAGCGCCGCCGCATAGATCACCAGGTCGAGCTCGGCTGCGGTGATGAAGGTCTCGACGGAGGCGAGGTTCTCGAGGAAGATCGCGCCGAAGTGATCGTCGACCGGCTCGATCGGCAGACCCGCCTCGACCGCCCGGTTGTCGTAGAACGCGGAGGTGATCTCCGGCTGGCAGCTCATGAAGTAGCGATCCCACGGCCGGAGCGTGCCGAGCGCGGAGGCGAGGCTGCGCTCGTCGGGGCCCGCTTCCTGCTGCGCGACGGTGGCCGCCGGGACGTCCGACGAGGCGTGCGCGTATTTGCTTGACGACGCGTCCGCCGCGAGCGGCAGGCGTGCGAGCGCGCGCGCCATCGCGGACAGCGTCGCGCCGGGCGCCTGCACGGAGAGCGGGACGGCGAAGTCCTCCGAATCGCGCTGCTCGCCGGGGAGGCGGAACGCGAGCTTGCGCGCCGACGCGCCGAGCCCCCCGATCGCGTGAATGTCGGTTTCGAGCAGAGCCTCGAGGAACCGCGGGTCGAGGATCGTCTGCCCGTAGCGGTCGAAGAGCTCGACCAGGAAACCGGTCGGCTCCGTGTAGGCGTAGACGTCGCGCTGCGCCACGCGTTCGACGAAGTCGAGCGCGTCCGTGTAGGGCTCGCACTTGGTGTCGGTCGGATCGCACGGCGTCCACGGGACGCCGATCTCGTCGGCGATCCGGTGGATCACGGAGCCGGGCTCGAGGAAGAGCGCAGCGCTCGCGCGATCCTGGGCATGGCCGGAGAGGAGCGGCTGGATCAGCACCTGCCGGTCGAACTGCCGCGCCGCGACCTCGCCCGCCGGGCGTCCCTGCTCGTCGGGGAACGCAGCGGCGAGGTGCTCGTGGATCTCCGCGACCAGCGCGTCGTCACGGTAGATCGCTCCGCCCCCGGCGTAGCGCTCGGGGTGGAGCACCATGTGCAGCATGAGCGTCGCCCGGACGCCGCCGTAGCTCTCCCCGACCAGCACGACCGGCGTCGAGCGCAGCTCGGGGTGCGCGGCGAGGAAGCGCAGCACCACGCGCAGCACGTCCGCCGCGTCGAGGTAGGGGTTGAAGTTCTGTACGTCGAAGGCGGCGCTGCGCGCTTCGTCGTCCGCCGGATCGGGCAGCAGCCCGTAGGAGAAGCCGGTCATCCGCGCGTCGACGTAGAGCAGGTGGCCGAGCCGCGCCCACGACACCGAGCTGCGCCCGATCGTGCGCCCGCCGTTGTACGCCGGGTCGAGCGTGATCGGCGCGGTGTTGACCGAGAGCAGCGCGTCGCTCGTCGGGCAGCCGGGACCGCCGTTGAAGAAGACGAACAGCGGCCGCTCGAGTGCGCCCCCTTCCGCGGGATGGAACGAGTAGAAGATGCGCGTCGGGTCCGACACCAGATCGAGCTCCGCGCCGTCCGCGCGCAGCGAGAAGGAAACGGGCTCGATCTCGACGAAGCCCGCTTCGGGGGCGAGCGGCCCGGACGGCTCCGGCGCCGACCGGTCGGAGCAGCCGGCGAGGACGGCAATCAGGAGCGGGAGGAAGACGGCGACGATCGTCGCGCGCCGCGGCGAACGAGCTTCGAAGCACGACACGCACCGATCATCGGGTCTGTGACCTTCGTTCTTGAGCACCGGTCGCGCGCCCGGTACGCGCGCGCATTACGCGCGGCCCGGGAGGCCGGTCGCACCGGAGTGCGTGTCGGCGCCCTTGACGCCTCTGTGCCGGTGGGCGCGGCGCCGGACCCGGCCCGCCGCACCGCGCCCGCCGGCACCGAACCCCAGGAACGGAGGCGCGCCCAACAACGCGACCACGCGAACTGCGCACGCGCGAAATCGTCGCAACGAAATTTTCGCTAAAGCGCTTTTCTTGCGCCCGCCATGCTGGCTATACGCGCGCACATGCCAGCACATCTCGGCCCCGTCACGCTCGCCGGCGATCTTGGCATCGACATCACCGCCGTCGACCGCTGCGGCACGCTCGACCTCGCGCTCGTGCACCGCGGCACCCAGCTCCACACGCTCCGCCTCGGCGCCGACACGCCGTCGCTTCCGCTGCGGTTCGCGCTTCCCGGCATCCTCGACGTCGACGTCGCCTTCGGCTGGGACGGCGCGATCGGCGCTCTGACCGGCCGCGGGCACGTCCGGGTGGGCGATCGCACCTTCGACCTCGACGGCTGGAGCCTGCTCTTCGATCCCACACCCGGCGAGGTCGCCGGCAGCCCGATCGCCCATCCGCCCGTGGTGAAGAGCGTCAAGTATGGCGACTCCAAGTTCACCGAGCCCATCCCGTGCGTGATGCGCCTGCACGTCGACGAGCTCGAGCGACACCTCACGCCCGTCGGCCGGATGGTGCGCCAGACCTTCTTCCGGGCCTATCCCGACTTCGTCTTCAACGTCGTGGCGTGCGTCGGGGCCGACCGTCAGCAAGACGACCGTCGGCAAGCCGACGCCGCGCGCGCGGACGGCGACGCAGAGCGCGAGAAGGACGAGCTCCCCGTCGGCGTCTACGGCGACCCGACGTCCATCTGGTTCAACGTCTTCTTCGGCTACTACCAGATCGACGCGCCGAAGCCGGCCTGGAACCGCCCCTTCGGCTACGAGAGCGCCGCCGGCGTGCGCGCGAAGGTCGCGTTCGAGGACGTCGTCCGCCTCGGAAAGTCGGACTGGAACTACTTCTCGAACTGGATGTACGGCGTCCCCCGGGACGCGATCACCCCGTACGACGGCATCGACATAAAGGCGGTGCTGACCGCCGCGAAGCCGATCAAGATCGGCACCAAGGTCTGGCACGAGGTGAGGATCGGCAAGGTCGAGGTCGTGAGCGCGTTCCAGTCGAGCGCTCCGGGTGCGGCGCAGCTGACGTTCAACTGCGCGCTCACGCCGCTCTGGCAGCTCTCCTTCGGCCTGCCGAGCCCGTGTCCGGTGCCCGCGCAGAGCTTCGTGCCGACGGTGCTCGAGTCCTCGTTCTTCATGTCGTACTTCGAGGACGACGAGACGTACCACACGGTCATGTTCGGCGGCACGAACCGCTACCAGGGCGATCCGCAGTTTCTGCAGGCGCAGCTCGACGCGGCGCTCGCCGTCATCAAGACGAATTATCCGATGCTCGGATTCGCCGCCGACTGAGCGAGAAGCGCATCGGCCTGCTGCACGTCGAGCGTGTCCTCGCCGCCGTCGATCCGTGATCGCAGGTCGCGGAGCACGGCGAGCGCCTCCGTCGCGTCCTCGCCGCGGCTGCGCAGGAAGCCCGCCAGCGACGTCGCCGCGCGCAGCGCCGTTCCGACCGAGCCCTGCTGCTCGGCGAGCGCCAGCGCCTTGCGGAACTTCGCCTCGATCGTGGCCGGCGGCCCGCCGCTCGCGCGCAGCACCTCGGCCTCGAGGCGCTCGATCTCGCTGGACCAGTACTGCTGGCCGGTCTTGTCGGCGACGTCGCGCGCGACGGCGAGCAGCGCCGCAGCCTGCTCGTGGCCGCCCGCGCACAGGATGGCGTGCGCGATCATCGACGCGGCCTGCGGCATGTTGCCGCGCCGGCCGTTCGACCCGGCGGTCGCCGCTGCGCTGAGCAGCTCGGGAATCAGCGACGCGTCGCGGCTCTGCAGGATGCGGCCGGCGAGCGATTGCGCGCGTCCGAGCGCCACCCACAGATCGAATCCTTGCTCCTCGCCGATCGCCATCAGGGCGAGCCCGTACTCCGTCATCTTGTCGTACTGGCCGCGTCCCCAGTGGACCAGGCCGAGGAAGTAGAGCGCGTAGGCGCGGTCGAACGGGCGGCCGTGGCGCTCCGCGAGCGCCATCGCCTCGCGCACGCGCTCGAGCGACGCGTTCGGGCGGCCGAGGTGCCAGAGGGCGCACGCGCCGAAGCACGCCGCGACCACGCCCATGTCGGTGCCGATCCGGTACGCGGCGGCGTGGTGGCGGTCGGAATCGTAGAGCCGCCAGGCGCGTTCGGAGCTCTCGAAGCACGCCGCGAAGTCGCCGGTGAAGATCTGCGCGATCGCGAGGTGGACGAGCGCCAGGATGCGCAGCTCGTCGTCGTCGAGCGACTCGGCGAGCTCGAGCGCGCGGCGCGAGAGCTCGCCGCCCCGGGCGATCCGGCCTTCGTTGAGGAAGAAGATCGCCACCCCGACGAGCGCTTCCGCGAGACGGCGCTCGTCGCCGAGCACCTCCGCGAGCACGCGCGCGCGCTCGTACACGGTCTCGACGCGCGGATCGGCGTAGCCGTACAGCGTGATGATCGCCGCGCCGAGCGTCATCTGCAGATCGAGCTCCTGGCTGCGGCGCTGCTCGCTGTCGCGGAGCTTGCCGAGCAGGTCGATCGCGTGCTGCACCTGGTCGAGGCTTTCCTTGAAGCCCGAGTGCTTCGCCGCCACGTCGGCCGCGACGCGGTAGGCCGCGACCGCGAGCTCGATCTCTCCCGCCGCCTCGTGGTGACGGGCGATGATCTCGGGCAGCGCGTCCTTGTCGTCCTGCAGCTCGTGCGTGAGGACGCGCGCGACCCGCGAGTGCAGCTCGCGGCGACGTCGGATGAGCAGCGAGCCGTACGCCGCTTCCTGAATCAGGGCGTGCTTGAACGTGTAGGTCGCCTCCGGAGGCTCGCCGCGCTGGAACAGCAGATCGGCGTCGACCAGACGCGCGAGCTCGCTCGCGAGCGCCGCGTCGTCGATCTCCGCCACCGTGGCGAGCAGCCGGAAGGTGAACGTGCGCCCCAGCACGGAGGCGAGCTGGGCGACGCGCTTGGCGGAGTCGAGCCGATCGAGCCGCGCCATCAGCGAGTCGCGCAGCGTCATCGGGATGTCGAGCGTGTCGAGCGGCTGGCCGAGGTCCCAGCGACCGTCGCTCTCGACGAGCATCCCGGATTCGAGGACCATGCGCCCGACCTCTTCGGCGAAGAGCGGGACGCCGTCGGTGCTGGCGACGATGCGGTCGAGAAGCGGCTGCGGCAGCGGCAGCGTCGTGACGCCCTTCAGCAGCGCGCGGACCTCGGGGTCGTCGAGCGGCGGAACGGTCACCGGCGTGACGTGCGAGCGCGGCGGCCACGGCAACGTGAACTCGGGACGCGCGGTCGCGACCAGCAGCAGCTTCGCCGTCGGACACTGGAAGACGAGCTGTCCCAGGACGTCGAGCGAGGAGGGATCGGCCCAGTGCAGGTCCTCGAAGCAGATCACGACCGGCGTGCGCTGCGCGACGCCGAGGAGCCACTGGCACAGCACCTCGATCGTGCGGTGGTGTTGCCGCGACGGGCTCATGCGCATCGCCTCGAACCCCTCCGGGAGGATGGGGATCGAAAGCAGCCCGGCGATCAGCGGCAGCGCGTCGCGGTCGCGGACGGCGGCCGCGGCGAGCGCCGTCTGCAGCTTGTCGAGCTGCTCCTCCGGCGTGTCGTTGGGTGAGAAGCCGAGCGCGCGCGTCGCGAGGTCGATGATCGGCCGGAAGGCCGTCCCCTTCGTGAACTGCGCGGCCGCGCAATCGAGCCACAGGTGCGGCGTGCCGTCGAGGCGGCGGCGGAACTCGGCGACGAGGCGCGACTTCCCGATGCCGGGCTCGCCGAGGAGCACGACCGCCTGCCCGCCGCTCTCGCACGCGCGACGCCAGCGATCGTTCAGGATGGCGAGCTCGAGCTCCCGACCGATGAACGGCACGAGACCCGCGGAGGTCGCGAGGCGGCCTCGCGCTCCCGTCGCTTCGAGAACCCGGAAGGCCCGCACCGGAAGCGCGACGCCCTTCAAGGTCTGCGGGCCGAGCTCCTCGACGACGAAGCGGCCCGGAACGAGACGCTGCGTGGTCGCGCTCATGACCACGGTGCCGGGCGCGGCCGCGTCCTGAAGCCGCGCGGCGACGTTGGTCGTGTCGCCGAGCGCGAGCGTCTCGCGCCGGGTCGCGTCGCCGACCCGTCCCACGACGACGGGCCCGGTGTGGATGCCGACGCGCACCGCCAGCCGGCGATCGGCGCCGAGCCGTCCGTTGAGCTCGTCGAGCGCGTCGACGATCCCGAGCCCCGCGCGAACCGCGCGCTCGGCGTCGTCCTCGTGCGCTTGCGGGTAGCCGAAGTACACGACGACGCCGTCCCCGAGGTACTGCGCGACGTGGCCCTCGTGCTGCTCGATCACGGCCCGCGTCGCCTCCTGGTAGGCGCGCACCACCTCCTGCCATTCTTCGGGATCGAGGCGCCCGGCGATCTCCGTCGAGCCGACGAGATCGCAGAACAGGACCGTGAGCTGGCGGCGCTCGCCGTCGCCGTCGGCACCGCTCGACGGCGACGCGGCGCGGCCGTCCGCGACGCGCGCGCCGCACTCCGAGCAGAACCGCGCACCGGGCGCCACCGCGGCGCGACACTGCCCGCAGAAGCGGGCGAGGGCGGCACCGCACCACTGGCAGAACTTTCCGCTTCCGGTGTCGCGACCGCAGGACGGGCAGCTCATCCGATCGGCACTCCCGTCCGAGGTGTACAAAATTCGCGACGCGGACACAGCAGCTGGCCTGTCCGTCAGAAAAAACGACGCCGGACGGCGCGCCGCACCGGATCGCACCGCCCGGCGTCGCTTGAGCCCGGCGACGCTGCCAATCGCCGAGCTCAGATCGAAGTCAGAGGGTGATTTCGAGCAAGAGCGGCCCCAGCAGGTCGAGCGCCTTCGACTTGGCCGTGTCGTCGGCGACGATCGCGCAATCGAGGAAATCGGGGAGTCCGTTGCGGTTCGCGTCGTCGCTGCCGTCGGCCTTCAGCTCGAGCTGCGCGGTGAGGGTCGCCGTGCCGCCGACGCCGGCGCCCTTGGTGACGATCCCCGAGAGGGTTGCGGTGAGGCCATCCAGCTCGAGCGTCCCGAAGATCGTGCTCTTGAGCCCGGTGATCTTGGTCGCACCGCTCATCCACTGCACGTCCACCGTGCCGTAGATCCGCGGGTACTCACCCGTCGCGGACGGGTCGTTGGGCAGGCCGATGCCGAGGCAGTCGCCGTAGAACGTGAGCTTGAGCTTCGCCGTGGCTCCGGTGACCGGAAGGCGGCCCCCCGCAGCGGTCTTCTTCACGCCAAACTTCGAGCTGGTCGCGATCTCGTCGAGGTCGTCCTCGTCGGCGGCGCAGGCGCCCAGGCTGGCGAGCTGGCTCGAGAGGGTGACCTTCCCGTTCTTGGTGGTGAGCCCCGGCGAAAGCTTGACGTCGCCGAGATCCGCGGAGCTGCCCTCGGTGCACTGGAACAGGGGATCCGTGTCCCCGATGTCGGCGCTGGCCGTCCTCGCGAGCGCGCCGCCGAAGATCGCCGCAAGCGCGAGGCTCGAGGCGAAGGCCAGGGTGTAGAGCTTTCTCCAGCGCATGATCATCGATGCCTCCTGCGATCGACCGGGCGCGCGCGCGGTCGTGGCGAACGACGGCGCTCGGCGTCCGTGTGCCCTGCGAGAGGCGCAGTAGCGCCATGCGGAGCGCGTCAGCAAGTTTTTTGTTGTGGGAAAACGCTCGCCGACGGCGCCTGTCGTCGAAAATCAATCTTTTGTCGGAAACAATCAATCGAAGAGCTTTGCGGCAGCGGGCCGCCGGTCGCTACGCACTGCTTGACCAGCTCGTAGTCGCGAGACTAACACGTTCGACAGGGGCGTAATGAACAAAGTACTTCTTGGCGTGGGAAACCGGTGTGACGAGCTGCGCCGACGCACCACCGGCGCGACCCTGCGGTGTCGCGCCCTCGGACCGAGCGAGCCCTGATGCCCCACTGCAGCGCGTGTCGACGCGAGAACCCGTCAAGCAGTAAGTTCTGTGGCGGCTGCGGTGCGGCGCTGACGCGACGGTGTCCGCGCTGCGGCGGGCACGTGGCCGCCGCAGCGAGCTTCTGCGGCGAGTGCGGCGCCGCACTCGCCACCCGCCCGGAGCCGACGGCACGCTCCGACGGCGAGCGCCGCCACGTGACGGTGCTCTTCGCCGACCTCGTCGGCTCGACCGAGCTGAGCACGCGGCTCGACCCCGAGGAGTGGAGCGACCTCGTCGCGCAGTACCTCGAGGCCATGGCGAGCGTGATCGGGCGCTTCGGAGGGCACGTCGTCAGGTACATGGGCGACGGTGTGCTCGCGCTCTTCGGCTATCCGCGGGCCCACGGTGACGACGCCGAGCGTGCGGTGCGCGCCGGCCTGGCGATGCTCGACGAGATGCGTGCGACGGGCACGTTGGAGGCGTTGTCCGTGCGGGTCGGGATCCACGCCGGCCTCACCGTCGTCACCGACGCCGGCGACGGGCCCGACGTCTTCGGCGAGACGCCGAACGTGGCCGCCAGGGTGCAAGCGGCGGCGACGCCGAACTCGGTATTCGTGTCGAGCGCGGTGCAGCGTCTGGTGGCGGGCCTGTTCATCGTCGAGGACCGCGGTCCGCACGAGCTGCGCGGCGTGCCGTATCCGGTCACGCTCTATCGCGTCGTCCAGCCGAGCGGCGGCGTGCGCAGCCGGCTCGCGTTCGAACGACGGCGGACGCGTTTCGTCGGGCGCGAGCGCGAGCTCGCTCGCTTGACGCGCGCCTGGGAAGACGTCGTCGCGGGCACGGGGCGGACGATCTTCCTCGTCGGCGAAGCGGGGATCGGCAAGTCGCGGCTCTGCGCGCAGCTCCGCGACGAGCTCGGCGGCGAGCCGCACACCTGGATCGAATGCCACTGCAGCCCGTTCACCGCTGGCACGGCGTTCTGGCCGGTGATCGAGCTCGCGGCGCAGGCGCTGGGCTTCCTGCCGACCGACGAGCCCGCCGACAAGCTCGAGAAGCTGCGCCTCGGTCTGGAGCGGGCCGGCTTCACCGGCGACGAGCCCGCGCTGCTCGCCGAATGGCTCGAGCTGCCGGAGAGCGCCGGCTACCGCCGGTTGCCGCTCGCTTCCGACGTCAAGCGCCAGCGAACGCTCGACACGCTCGCCGCGTGGAACCGGCGCATGAGCGAGATGCAGCCGATCCTGCTGCTCGTCGAGGATCTGCAGTGGTGCGATCCCTCGTCGCTGGAGCTGCTCGGAAGGCTGATCGCGCAGAGCGAGACGACGCGCCTGCTGCTCTTGTGCACGGCGCGGCCGGAGTTCACGCCGTCCTGGCCGGCGCGTGCGACGTTCACCACCGTGACGCTCGGACGTCTCACGAAGGAGCAGACGCTCACGCTCGTGCGCGACGCGATGCCGCGCGATCTCGACGCGCGCCTCGTCGACGCGGTGGTCGAGCGCGCC
This window of the Candidatus Binatia bacterium genome carries:
- a CDS encoding adenylate/guanylate cyclase domain-containing protein — its product is MSCPSCGRDTGSGKFCQWCGAALARFCGQCRAAVAPGARFCSECGARVADGRAASPSSGADGDGERRQLTVLFCDLVGSTEIAGRLDPEEWQEVVRAYQEATRAVIEQHEGHVAQYLGDGVVVYFGYPQAHEDDAERAVRAGLGIVDALDELNGRLGADRRLAVRVGIHTGPVVVGRVGDATRRETLALGDTTNVAARLQDAAAPGTVVMSATTQRLVPGRFVVEELGPQTLKGVALPVRAFRVLEATGARGRLATSAGLVPFIGRELELAILNDRWRRACESGGQAVVLLGEPGIGKSRLVAEFRRRLDGTPHLWLDCAAAQFTKGTAFRPIIDLATRALGFSPNDTPEEQLDKLQTALAAAAVRDRDALPLIAGLLSIPILPEGFEAMRMSPSRQHHRTIEVLCQWLLGVAQRTPVVICFEDLHWADPSSLDVLGQLVFQCPTAKLLLVATARPEFTLPWPPRSHVTPVTVPPLDDPEVRALLKGVTTLPLPQPLLDRIVASTDGVPLFAEEVGRMVLESGMLVESDGRWDLGQPLDTLDIPMTLRDSLMARLDRLDSAKRVAQLASVLGRTFTFRLLATVAEIDDAALASELARLVDADLLFQRGEPPEATYTFKHALIQEAAYGSLLIRRRRELHSRVARVLTHELQDDKDALPEIIARHHEAAGEIELAVAAYRVAADVAAKHSGFKESLDQVQHAIDLLGKLRDSEQRRSQELDLQMTLGAAIITLYGYADPRVETVYERARVLAEVLGDERRLAEALVGVAIFFLNEGRIARGGELSRRALELAESLDDDELRILALVHLAIAQIFTGDFAACFESSERAWRLYDSDRHHAAAYRIGTDMGVVAACFGACALWHLGRPNASLERVREAMALAERHGRPFDRAYALYFLGLVHWGRGQYDKMTEYGLALMAIGEEQGFDLWVALGRAQSLAGRILQSRDASLIPELLSAAATAGSNGRRGNMPQAASMIAHAILCAGGHEQAAALLAVARDVADKTGQQYWSSEIERLEAEVLRASGGPPATIEAKFRKALALAEQQGSVGTALRAATSLAGFLRSRGEDATEALAVLRDLRSRIDGGEDTLDVQQADALLAQSAANPSIG